The genome window GAGATCATCAGCGTCTCGGGTAAGCACAACACATCTTAAACGGATCACACGCTGACAAACAGTCGGACAGGGTGAGGAATGGCATCGCGCCatcgcgccggcgccagcgaAACGATGGAGAAGGCAAGATCGCGCGCTGACGTCCAGCCGGCAACCAGATCGGTACCGCGTTCTGGGAGAACATCCTCCAGGTGTGTAGGCTGACGATTCCCGCTGACGACGTAGGAGCACGGCCTTGACCGTAAGCATCACGCGGTGTAGAGACCGCAGCGGCTGGAGCGCGCGGGGGCTCGGCGgcccgcgcgcgcgcctgcgccaTCCCTCGCTGTTCTGACGCACAGGCAACGGCAAGTACGTCGGTAACGaccagcagcagctcgacaaggGTGAGTCAGCCATCGAGAACCTGTACTAATCCCCAGTCTCGGTCTACTTCAACGAGGCATCGAACCAGAAGTATGTACCGCGCTCGGTCCAGGTCGACCTTGAGCCCGGTGTCGTGGACCTCGTCCGCTCGGGCCCCCTCTCGACGCTCTTCCGGCCCGACACCTTTGTCCACGGCCAGAGCGGCGCCGGCAACAACTGGGCCAAGGGCTACTACACTGAGGGTGGGTTAGACTTTCCGTTTCCGTTTCGCATTTCCGTTGGCGTTTGCGTTACACTTATCTGTTCCCGGTTGAATTTGGCTGAGATCTTTAGgtgccgagcttgtcgaccCCATCCTCGACGTTCTTCGCCAGCAGGTCGAGAGCTCGGACTCGTTCCAGGGCTtccagctcctccactcGCTCGGTGGTGGTACCGGTTCGGGTCTCGGCACTCTTCTCCTCAGCAAGATCCGCGAGGAGTACCCCGACCGCATGCTCTGCACGTTCTCAgtcttcccctcccccaagGTCTCGGAGACCGTCGTCGAGCCCTACAACGCCATTCTCTCCACTCACATCCTCGTTGAGAACTCGGACATCACCTGCTGCATCGACAACGAGGCCCTCTACCAGATCTGCGTCAACGACCTCAAGCAGAAGGCACCCGAGTACAAGGACCTGAACCAGCTCATCGCCAAGGTCATGACTGGCTTCACCTGTGAGTTTTCTGCTTTTCGCtcaagctgaccccagcgaCTCTCCGCTTCCCCGGTGTCCTCAACTCTGACCTCCGCAAGCTCGCGGTCAACATGGTCCCCTTCCCCCGTCTCCACTTCTTCGCTGCGGGCTACGCcccgctcgtcgccacGTCGAACCGTGCTTACACGGCTTCGAACGTTCCCGAGCTCACCAACGCGCTCTTCCAGCGCcgctcgctcctcgccgccatcgaccCTTCCATGGGCAAGTACCTCACCGTCTCGGTCGCGTATCGCGGCAAGCTCTCGATGCGCGACATCGAGAACTCGGTCTACGAGTACCAGTCCAAGAACTCGGAGTACTTTGTTCCCTGGATCCCCAACGGTgccctcaccaccctctGCACCGTCCCCCCTATCGGCCAGGTTGCTTCCGCAACTCTGGTTGCCAACACTACTGCCATCTCGGAGGTGTTCAAGCGCTCGCACGTCCAGTTCCGCCAGCTCTTCGTGGGTCCTGCATCGTTTGAGGACCAAGCTAACCCGAACAGCGCAGGAAGGCGTACGTGCACTGGTACACCGGCGAGGGcatggacgagatggagttcaccgaggccgaggtgagTTGTGGTGTCGGCAAACTGTGCAGCGCAGGCACAATCGTGCCTGAGATGTTATTTGATTGGCCTATATCGATTAGGACCAAGCTAATCGCAGTCCAACCTTTCCGATCTTGtggacgagtacgaccAGTGTAAGTGTTTCGGGTGGCGATCGAGCCGCCTTCGCTTTCAAGCTATCTCGCTGACATGCAGACGAGTcggcgcagctcgacgacgagtacgaggacgaggtcgaggcggtaAGTGCCAGTGCTGCTTAAAGCGCGCAGCGTCTAGAGCGCATTTTGTGGTGTGGGGTAGCGTCCAGTGTATGGTGTGCGGCATGGCGTTGCGTTGCGTGGCATGGGTGTGGAGAAACGTGACCGTGAATGAGGCTGCGAGCGAGTATGAGCATGGGAACGGCACGGGCGACCGTGACGCTCTGAGGGCTGtgtcggcgctcgagcggTCTCCGGTGCTGGGAGGTGGCTGCGCTGTGGGGTGCAGCCGCTCGCGTTGCTCGGATGCGGACGCTCGGACTTGCTATGAACTAGCGCATGGGACTTGGAGCAcgcgctgacgccaggtcgccgaggagtACGCTGAGGACTTTGCCGAGTAAGATATCATATTGTCCGCTTAGTAAAACGTTATGTGATAGTGCTACCGCGTGGACATGTGCTTCTGTGGTGTGCCCCACTCAACTCCCCACTGCCAACCcgtccttgacctctgTGCGCTACTACTTCGCTGCACCGCTCTGGATCTCATTGGGCACAGGCTCATGTTCCTCACCCCTCGAGCGGCAGCGTTCCATCTCATTCCGTCCGTCGTCGCTTGCAGTGTGACTATGCAGTTTGCATGTTGCATTTTGCATTTGAAACATCTCGAGCAACCGTGCCTGATTGACGTGTCGCGTGTCGCGTGTTACGTGTCGCGTCTTGG of Cutaneotrichosporon cavernicola HIS019 DNA, chromosome: 4 contains these proteins:
- a CDS encoding uncharacterized protein (Tubulin is the major constituent of microtubules. It binds two moles of GTP, one at an exchangeable site on the beta chain and one at a non-exchangeable site on the alpha chain); amino-acid sequence: MGREIISVSVGQAGNQIGTAFWENILQEHGLDRNGKYVGNDQQQLDKVSVYFNEASNQKYVPRSVQVDLEPGVVDLVRSGPLSTLFRPDTFVHGQSGAGNNWAKGYYTEGAELVDPILDVLRQQVESSDSFQGFQLLHSLGGGTGSGLGTLLLSKIREEYPDRMLCTFSVFPSPKVSETVVEPYNAILSTHILVENSDITCCIDNEALYQICVNDLKQKAPEYKDLNQLIAKVMTGFTSTLRFPGVLNSDLRKLAVNMVPFPRLHFFAAGYAPLVATSNRAYTASNVPELTNALFQRRSLLAAIDPSMGKYLTVSVAYRGKLSMRDIENSVYEYQSKNSEYFVPWIPNGALTTLCTVPPIGQVASATLVANTTAISEVFKRSHVQFRQLFRRKAYVHWYTGEGMDEMEFTEAESNLSDLVDEYDQYESAQLDDEYEDEVEAVAEEYAEDFAE